The nucleotide window TTTTCCTAAATATGTAAAGAGACAAAAATTAACGAGACTACTTGCACTTTACGAATTGTTCAAAAAAATACTGCAAATTAAAGGATCGATTGTAGAGTGTGGGGTATTTAAAGGATTCAGTTTGATGGCGTGGGCAAACATCAGCGCCGTTTTAGAACCTGCTAATCTTACACGTCGCATATATGGTTTTGACAGTTTTGAAGGTTTTCCGAAAGTAAGCAAGAGGGACTCAAACAAAGTAATGAAAATGAAAAGGGGGCAACTAAGTTCAAATTCCTTTGATGAACTAATTGAGCTAATTAAGATATATGATTCTAATAGGTTTTTAGGACATATCAATAAAATCCAACTGATTAAAGGTGATGTCACAAAAACTATTCCAGAATTTATTTCCAATAATAAGCATCTTGTCGTTAGTTTGCTTTTTTTGGATTTAGACTTATATGAACCAACAAAAGTAGCTATTGAAAATTTCTATCCGAGAATGCCCAAAGGCGCTATCATAGCTTTTGATGAACTGGACAACCCAATCTGGCCTGGAGAAAGTACGGCACTTTTAGAAACATTATGTATTAACAAACTAAAAAT belongs to Nitrospirota bacterium and includes:
- a CDS encoding TylF/MycF/NovP-related O-methyltransferase, which produces MGKIRPEGGFRTKIEREVGKKLEKVFSNCPDSIEDKLDNFPKYVKRQKLTRLLALYELFKKILQIKGSIVECGVFKGFSLMAWANISAVLEPANLTRRIYGFDSFEGFPKVSKRDSNKVMKMKRGQLSSNSFDELIELIKIYDSNRFLGHINKIQLIKGDVTKTIPEFISNNKHLVVSLLFLDLDLYEPTKVAIENFYPRMPKGAIIAFDELDNPIWPGESTALLETLCINKLKIERVEFDPYIGYAVIG